CAAGGACGCCGAGCCCGAGGTGCTCCTCGCCGCGGTCCGCAGCGTCGCCCGCGGCAACGGCACGCTGGACGACTCGCTGACCAAGCGGGTGCTGCGCGAGGTGGTCACCCGCCGGGAGACCCGCCCGGTGACCGCGGGCCGCGCCACGGAGCTGCTCACCGCCCGCGAGCTCGACATCCTGCTGCTGCTCGCCCAGGGGATGTCCAACGAGGAGATCGCCGGCCGGCTCTTCCTGGAGACCTCGACGGTGAAGTCGCACCTGGCCCGGATGATGCCCAAGCTCGGCGTCCGCTCCCGGCTCCAGGCCGCGGTCTGGGCCTACCAGAACAAGGTCGTCTCGATCCCCGACTGACGCCCCGCCAGGCCGCTCGGCAGGCTGCCCGGCGAGCCCTTGCATCGAAGGATGCAACCTCGCGATCTCCCTCCTCCGGCGCTCGTCGGCGACCCCCGCGCGTTCCTAGCGTGGTGGGACGCCCTGGGAACCCCCAGACAGCCCCGAGGAGCCCACCATGGCCACACCCGCACCCCACCCCGTCAGCCCCACGGCAGAGCACCCGGACAGCCACCCGGGCAGCCACCCGGGCAGCCCGGCCCCCGCGCTGCGGCTGGTCGACGTGCACAAGCGGTACGGCGCCGCCCCCGCCGCCGTCGCCGCCCTGCGCGGCGTCTCGCTGACGCTGCGTCCCGGCTCGT
The window above is part of the Nocardioides campestrisoli genome. Proteins encoded here:
- a CDS encoding response regulator, with protein sequence MIRVVVADDQPLVRAGLGTLLGAEPDLEVVALAADGAEAVEAARRLRPDVVCMDVRMPHHDGISATRELCGPGVEDPVPVLVLTTFDIDEHLFGALEAGASGFLLKDAEPEVLLAAVRSVARGNGTLDDSLTKRVLREVVTRRETRPVTAGRATELLTARELDILLLLAQGMSNEEIAGRLFLETSTVKSHLARMMPKLGVRSRLQAAVWAYQNKVVSIPD